AGCTGGAAAGTTTCTATTACAACAAATGCTTAAAAATCTCAGGCAGTCCTGAGCCATTTAATAAGCTTAGGACTGATGTTTATGAAATGTATAAGTATTTGCAATATACAATTGAGTATTTGCCTGCCGAACACAGACTGTTTTGCGGCGAGAAGCGCAAGAATTTACTTTACCGTGCCAATGAAATTAAAGATGACCTAAATGCTTGTTTGCCTAGGGAAGAAAAGTTTTTTGCCAGGTTTCTGAAGGAGAGTTTCCACgaatttttgcactttttgtGCCATAATGATGCTACATATTCAATCAGTAAGTTTATTGGTCCAGtgacaaataaatgaattaactattattatctttttacCAGAATTCTTCAACAGTGAAACAAAACAATGCAGAGAGAATATTGAAAGATCAAATGGTAATGACCTGGAATATTGCcttaatagaatttttagcCCTTCGAGGACCTATGTGACTCAATTGGAAATATGCGAGTAAGTATATCTTCGGTGCAGCTTTCTCGTGATTTTCACTGATTCATCATGATGTTTTCAGTGATTTGAAAGTGACCCGCAAATGTTTTACTCAACTTATTGAGAAAAACTGCCCCAGATCGCATGACACTAATAATTTGAACTCagtatttttcgattttatctCTCAACCCTGCTCAGCATGTACGAACTCAATGAGCCTCATCATGGGCTTTTGCCTTGTTTTGCTTCACTTCTTCAACGTCTAAAGCAAAGCTAaatatatttctaaattttattgtatatttttaaccTTTAAACAGctaaatatgataataaatgttaattataaGTGCTAATCTCTGTGCGTGATAttgtatgtaaaaaatttctttaaataagtgttttcattaaatgtaaatttagaGCTTCCAGGCTGTGAAATGGAATGTGCCTATGGTGTTAGcgataagaaaaatttttatagcgTTGCCTGTTTATTAGTACCTTTGTGCCAGCTTTACCTAATGTTTAAGTTCTTGGTTAAGTTTGTATACTGTAGAAACACAATATATCCATTCCACAAAAACAATCCTTCATTATTACAATTGTTACGGTACAGCGTAACTTTATCCCAATTGACCTGCTAAAAgtacaaatttattacaatgacaaatttatgtagttttattacttttcaattcctataaaaatattattatctgTTATTAATCACTTCATTGCTCCTACACAGGCACGTCAACTTCATAACATAATTGATTTATAAAACGCTAATATAACTTTCGGATACATTATAAAGGTAAATATCTgattatattaatttcttaGAAACTCCGGAATTTTCATCAGCAATAAATGAATTACAttttagatatacagggtagtccaaattcgaggcgtatcattgggatctcagaaactataagagatacgaggtcgcttaaattagggcaaagttgcgcaatttagtgCCCAGCAAAATGCTACTTCGTATGTGGAAAAATTTCGGATATTTTcggagatatccagaaaaaatcgaaattttgctatatcaattttattttttcctgactttatttgaaaaaatattccaaaacagatgttacttcattattgccactttttcttccctacaagatggtgttgtgaaatttgaaatccgacgtttcatctttgagcaaccatcatcaacttaatttttttaaatacggacctggattttttatcttgtcttttattaccttttgccCTTCTTAGAACGATGACATATAACAATCACCaagaaaattagtagatatgataaaaataccctCTTAAAAGGTGCATATACATATCTAGCACTGTCCcacatcttttttaacataggTTTGTCTTCcttatgttgttttattttgtattttttatttttcattgtatATAATTTCTCAATACAGAAAAGTTGAACTCGCGTCGGTCCCTGTGTCGTTAtatgctgaaaatattttaccactAGAGTAGGCAGATTTCGGAAAcactctttaaaaaataattattaatatcagAGCCAGATAGACCTCGAGGGATATCCACAGCTTGCAGTTACTTCAAGAACACATTGATTACCAAATCCATGTCAAAGAGCGGCGACATAAACAACATTTAGATAGCATTAAAATCGAACTGTATATTGATGCATAATGGTCCGAAGTGTAcatattttagtttcaaaCTATGCTACTTCTTTCTTGAATATTTCTGAATCATCTTCAAGTTGAATTCtctaacttaaaaaaattaagtttctgTAAACTTTGATCAAG
This DNA window, taken from Euwallacea similis isolate ESF13 chromosome 5, ESF131.1, whole genome shotgun sequence, encodes the following:
- the LOC136408878 gene encoding uncharacterized protein — encoded protein: MRYFRVFCVSVSALFLAVQSSAQATSELSKLESFYYNKCLKISGSPEPFNKLRTDVYEMYKYLQYTIEYLPAEHRLFCGEKRKNLLYRANEIKDDLNACLPREEKFFARFLKESFHEFLHFLCHNDATYSIKFFNSETKQCRENIERSNGNDLEYCLNRIFSPSRTYVTQLEICDDLKVTRKCFTQLIEKNCPRSHDTNNLNSVFFDFISQPCSACTNSMSLIMGFCLVLLHFFNV